CCGTCATATCTTCTTCGGGCACGCCTACAAGGGCCAGCCAGGCGCCGAGGCGCTGCTGCGCAGGTTCGCGGCCGGGGGCGGGGCGCTGCTCGACCTGGAGTACCTGGTGGACGACCAGGGCCGCAGGCTCGCCGCCTTCGGCTTCTGGGCGGGCTATCTGGGCGCGGCCCTCGCGGTGCTGCACCACCGGGGCGCGCTGCGGGCTCCGCTCGTCCCCACGACCAAGGAGGAGATGGAGGCCGAACTCCGGTCCTCGCGGGGTGACTTGACCGCGCTGGTGATCGGCGCGCTGGGACGCAGCGGCCGGGGCGCGCGGACCGCCCTCGGGGAGGCGGGCGTCGAGCCGACCTGCTGGGACCTGGCCGAGACCCGTGATCTGGACCGACCGGCCCTGCTGGCCCACGAGTTGCTGGTCAACACCGTCCTGACGACCAGCCCGGTCCCGCCGTTCCTGACGGACAAGGACCTCGACACACCGGACCGCAGGCTGCGCACCCTCTCGGACGTCACGGTCGACGTCGGCTCACCCATGAACGTCCTGCCCGTCTACGACACGACCACCGAGTGGGACCACCCGGTCCGCCGGCTGCGCGAGCACCCCCCGCTCGATCTCATCGCCATCGACAACCTGCCCTCCCTGCTGCCGCGCGAGGCGAGCACCGACTTCTCGGCCGCGCTGCTGCCGCAGCTGCTGGACTTCGAGACGGGCGGGGCATGGGGGCGCTGCCTCGACCGCTTCCGGCGGGCGAGCGCCGAACTGGGCCTCACAGAAGGGTAGTTGCCCGATGACCGAGGTGGT
This genomic stretch from Streptomyces deccanensis harbors:
- a CDS encoding saccharopine dehydrogenase, which encodes MTDLHLWLRHETRTTERRTPIVPSDARRLVESGVRITVEDSPQRIFPREEYEQAGCQVAEPGSWVSASARAVIVGLKELPDTPAVLTHRHIFFGHAYKGQPGAEALLRRFAAGGGALLDLEYLVDDQGRRLAAFGFWAGYLGAALAVLHHRGALRAPLVPTTKEEMEAELRSSRGDLTALVIGALGRSGRGARTALGEAGVEPTCWDLAETRDLDRPALLAHELLVNTVLTTSPVPPFLTDKDLDTPDRRLRTLSDVTVDVGSPMNVLPVYDTTTEWDHPVRRLREHPPLDLIAIDNLPSLLPREASTDFSAALLPQLLDFETGGAWGRCLDRFRRASAELGLTEG